A single Triticum dicoccoides isolate Atlit2015 ecotype Zavitan chromosome 2A, WEW_v2.0, whole genome shotgun sequence DNA region contains:
- the LOC119357181 gene encoding uncharacterized protein LOC119357181 gives MSGGMRQILNLGLYDGRKRAYSLRRLNLSKMKFFHPTAEEAAAHGKVLPTLALDKARATNRKRICNTKLATAEAAAPKMDMPKSDLVMGPPQISPCLQSRRFVHFFPTASESKVILGDRGNRMLRFNIANSSSYIDTLPCLHGVKELPMTIAVPPTDLHLPDGDDTGDLYIIDGLLHPDKAEVRPQFEALVWRGFPKSAVSSRFWHCDILPLPPWISHHKHGMVFGHALVDNSICFSICGAEGAGTYCFHIATREWSKAGDWLMPFNGKADYVPELGLWFGITQDNRPCAADLSGLVRGEELSPDKMRIWERDDLPEEWQPKSLHNSCAVSLGSGRFIIVDFLDVMKFDKEWNEMSPVKEFALFTGMELAFSNGKGKNGRNGASKDNGHHSSGTDCSGNESCNCSVSGNENGGKGKGVMRGLRVIKHKSRRYMFKKQLRIEAVL, from the coding sequence ATGAGCGGAGGCATGCGGCAGATCCTGAACTTGGGGCTGTATGACGGGCGCAAACGCGCGTATTCGCTGCGGCGCCTGAACCTCTCCAAGATGAAATTTTTTCACCCGACGGCAGAAGAGGCGGCCGCGCATGGCAAGGTGCTGCCCACACTGGCCCTCGACAAGGCCCGTGCCACCAACAGGAAAAGGATCTGCAACACTAAactggcgacggcggaggcggcggcgcccaAGATGGATATGCCAAAATCCGACCTGGTCATGGGGCCACCGCAAATCTCCCCCTGCCTGCAGTCCCGTCGCTTCGTCCATTTCTTCCCCACCGCCTCGGAGAGCAAGGTCATCTTGGGCGACCGCGGGAACCGCATGTTACGCTTCAACATCGCCAATAGCTCCAGCTACATCGATACCCTTCCATGCCTCCACGGGGTCAAGGAGTTGCCGATGACCATCGCCGTCCCTCCGACGGACTTACACCTCCCTGACGGGGATGACACCGGTGACCTCTACATCATCGATGGCCTCCTCCATCCGGACAAGGCAGAGGTGCGGCCGCAGTTCGAGGCCCTGGTGTGGAGGGGGTTCCCCAAGTCCGCCGTATCTAGCAGGTTCTGGCACTGCGACATCCTCCCTCTGCCGCCGTGGATCAGCCACCACAAGCACGGCATGGTCTTCGGTCACGCCCTCGTCGACAACAGCATCTGCTTCTCCATCTGTGGAGCCGAGGGTGCCGGCACCTACTGCTTCCACATCGCGACTCGTGAGTGGAGCAAAGCTGGCGACTGGCTCATGCCCTTCAATGGCAAGGCGGATTATGTCCCCGAGCTTGGACTCTGGTTTGGCATCACACAAGACAACCGCCCTTGCGCTGCCGACCTCTCAGGCCTCGTCAGAGGGGAGGAGCTGTCGCCAGACAAGATGCGGATCTGGGAGCGTGATGACCTGCCAGAGGAGTGGCAGCCAAAGAGCTTGCACAATTCCTGTGCTGTCAGCCTTGGTTCTGGCAGATTCATCATCGTGGACTTCTTGGATGTCATGAAATTCGACAAGGAATGGAACGAGATGAGTCCCGTCAAGGAATTTGCCCTCTTCACCGGTATGGAGCTAGCCTTCAGCAACGGCAAAGGCAAGAATGGCAGAAATGGTGCCAGCAAAGACAATGGCCACCACAGTAGTGGCACCGATTGCTCCGGCAATGAGAGTTGCAACTGCAGTGTCTCTGGCAACGAGAATGGCGGCAAAGGCAAAGGGGTGATGCGCGGCCTCCGTGTGATCAAGCACAAATCCCGTCGCTACATGTTTAAGAAGCAACTGAGGATCGAGGCAGTGCTCTGA